A genomic region of Mycobacterium sp. Aquia_213 contains the following coding sequences:
- a CDS encoding SDR family oxidoreductase translates to MTRQKILITGASSGLGAGMARNFAAKGRDLALCARRTDRLEELKAELSQQYPSTKVALATLDVRDHEQVPKVFGELSDELGGVDRIIVNAGIGSGATLGTGKLWANKKTIETNLVAALVQIETALEMFHNSGSGHLVLISSVLGNTGVPGVKAAYCASKAGLKSLGESLRAEYAKGPIKVSTIEPGYIESEMTAKSASTMLMVDNETGVRALVDAIEREPGRAVVPRWPWAPLVQLMRVLPPPLTKPFA, encoded by the coding sequence ATGACCCGCCAGAAGATCCTCATCACCGGCGCCAGTTCCGGCCTGGGCGCCGGGATGGCGCGCAATTTCGCGGCCAAGGGTCGCGACCTGGCGCTGTGTGCCCGTCGCACCGACCGGCTCGAGGAGCTGAAAGCCGAGCTCTCGCAGCAGTATCCGTCCACCAAGGTTGCGCTGGCCACGCTGGACGTCAGGGACCACGAGCAGGTGCCGAAGGTGTTCGGGGAGCTGAGCGACGAGCTCGGCGGCGTCGACCGCATCATCGTCAACGCCGGTATCGGCAGCGGGGCCACGCTGGGAACCGGAAAGCTATGGGCCAACAAGAAGACCATCGAGACCAACCTGGTGGCCGCACTCGTCCAGATTGAGACTGCACTCGAGATGTTCCACAACAGCGGTTCGGGGCACCTGGTGCTGATCTCCTCGGTGCTCGGCAACACCGGAGTGCCGGGCGTCAAAGCCGCTTACTGCGCCAGCAAGGCGGGGCTGAAGTCATTGGGCGAGTCGCTGCGCGCCGAGTACGCCAAGGGGCCGATCAAGGTCTCGACGATCGAGCCGGGTTACATCGAATCGGAGATGACCGCCAAGTCGGCGAGCACGATGTTGATGGTGGACAACGAAACTGGCGTACGGGCGCTGGTCGACGCCATCGAGCGCGAGCCCGGCCGGGCCGTGGTGCCGCGGTGGCCGTGGGCACCGCTGGTGCAGCTGATGCGGGTGCTGCCGCCGCCGCTGACCAAGCCGTTCGCCTGA
- a CDS encoding oxygenase MpaB family protein, producing MVTYYPELAQRVRSQRDLQPDLYGDFDFDQRPDRLATEPDVDTALPPWVADRAPILEDDRVVELMSTATLLGDVVADPYAALMTTHSVTHLIDMLQTACRHGLEAVPDAPPELVSFIAAMEATPEWIDFDQVRAGARQERIPAALLAPFITRGAFVATFTNTYAALPMALTGALSGKRAARRVNETASFFAVTTLPGALDRHGPGFEAAAMVRLMHSMVRYNALKKPDKLGRKWDTAIYGMPVPQVDQMPAGMIGQYLLAQKVRRQGRTKFTAEERAAIEFARYRCFLLGLPEELLPSEPADIVHVMHARSALLRHGFDGICQELVRGTMAAYLRPGTSLFDRCAEAVEKSFSKLTFVRTFCNGDRDIAEAMGVSLDRIDLLRVALTTPFIIGRFTAVSHASRIPVLRDITDAYVIGLLKLRLATYGNPEFTSDAAHYTPVSH from the coding sequence ATGGTCACGTACTACCCCGAACTCGCGCAGCGAGTCCGTAGCCAACGCGATTTGCAGCCCGACCTGTACGGAGACTTCGACTTCGACCAGCGGCCGGATCGCCTGGCCACCGAGCCCGACGTCGACACCGCCCTGCCGCCCTGGGTCGCCGACCGCGCACCAATCCTGGAAGACGACCGCGTCGTCGAGCTGATGAGCACGGCCACCCTGCTCGGCGACGTCGTCGCCGATCCGTACGCCGCGCTGATGACCACGCACAGCGTCACCCACCTGATCGACATGCTCCAGACGGCCTGCCGGCACGGACTCGAGGCGGTGCCCGACGCACCCCCCGAGCTGGTGTCGTTCATCGCCGCGATGGAGGCGACGCCGGAGTGGATCGACTTTGACCAGGTGCGCGCAGGCGCCCGCCAGGAACGCATCCCCGCCGCGCTGCTCGCCCCGTTCATCACGCGCGGGGCCTTCGTCGCGACCTTCACCAACACCTACGCCGCGCTGCCGATGGCGCTGACCGGAGCCCTCTCGGGCAAGCGGGCCGCCCGGCGGGTCAACGAGACGGCCAGCTTCTTCGCCGTCACCACCCTGCCCGGCGCGCTGGACCGGCACGGCCCCGGCTTCGAGGCCGCCGCAATGGTTCGGCTGATGCATTCGATGGTCCGCTACAACGCGCTGAAGAAGCCGGACAAGCTGGGCCGCAAATGGGATACAGCCATCTACGGCATGCCGGTGCCGCAGGTCGACCAGATGCCCGCCGGAATGATCGGCCAATACCTGTTGGCCCAGAAGGTCCGCCGGCAGGGGCGGACAAAGTTCACCGCCGAAGAACGCGCCGCCATCGAATTCGCCAGGTACCGCTGTTTTCTGCTGGGCCTGCCCGAGGAATTGCTGCCGTCGGAACCCGCCGACATCGTCCACGTCATGCACGCGCGCTCGGCATTGCTGCGACACGGATTCGACGGCATCTGCCAAGAACTCGTGCGCGGCACGATGGCGGCCTATCTGCGCCCCGGCACCTCATTGTTCGACCGTTGCGCCGAAGCGGTCGAAAAGAGTTTCAGCAAGCTCACATTCGTGCGCACCTTCTGCAATGGTGATCGCGACATCGCCGAGGCGATGGGTGTCTCACTCGACCGGATTGACCTGCTGCGAGTAGCGCTGACCACGCCCTTCATCATCGGGCGTTTCACCGCGGTGAGCCACGCCAGTCGCATCCCGGTGCTTCGGGACATCACCGACGCGTATGTGATCGGACTGCTGAAGCTGCGGCTAGCGACCTACGGCAACCCCGAATTCACCAGCGACGCAGCGCATTACACGCCAGTCTCGCACTGA
- a CDS encoding TetR/AcrR family transcriptional regulator: MTGEGRREQILDVTHAIVDAEGFHAATPNRIAARAGINRSLIYQKFGDLAGLFVELIDREAARAGAQFAEAVSGLDAVAEDQSLVLAFDGVLAAIDAHPATWRLFMFPPQGAPPELYARLAQSEAVVLQFFVRELLRTNPHVHDPEYTARILHAAGRELLRLHLSDPQTATVERLRTFVRRLGSDVMSRTH, translated from the coding sequence ATGACCGGGGAGGGGCGGCGTGAGCAGATCCTCGACGTCACGCACGCGATCGTCGACGCCGAAGGCTTCCACGCGGCGACGCCGAACCGCATCGCGGCGCGGGCCGGCATCAACCGGTCGTTGATCTATCAGAAGTTCGGCGACCTGGCCGGGCTGTTCGTCGAACTGATCGACCGCGAGGCAGCGCGCGCCGGTGCCCAGTTCGCCGAGGCCGTCTCCGGATTGGATGCCGTCGCCGAAGACCAGTCGCTGGTGCTCGCGTTCGACGGTGTGCTGGCGGCTATCGACGCCCACCCGGCAACGTGGCGATTGTTCATGTTCCCGCCGCAGGGCGCGCCGCCGGAGTTGTATGCCCGGCTGGCTCAATCCGAAGCCGTCGTCCTCCAGTTCTTTGTCCGCGAACTGCTGCGCACCAATCCGCACGTGCACGATCCCGAATACACCGCCCGGATTCTCCATGCCGCCGGTCGCGAACTGCTGCGGCTACACCTGTCCGATCCGCAGACCGCGACCGTGGAGCGGTTGCGCACCTTTGTGCGGCGACTCGGGTCCGACGTGATGAGCCGTACTCATTGA